One Polaribacter sp. KT25b DNA segment encodes these proteins:
- a CDS encoding NUDIX hydrolase → MYKVFINDKPIIITSSLKKENIFPVYNFKNILFDEVLNKLKNDDIKGIKLISSDIETDWLIFLKNMKVIPAAGGLVLNQKKEVLFIYRNNFWDLPKGKIEKGESIETAGIREVEEECSIFNLSIKKKLITTYHIYFYKGIKLKETHWFLMTSDFDKPLVPQTEEGITEVCFKNEKEIDEALKNTFANIKLVYDAYKKA, encoded by the coding sequence ATGTATAAAGTTTTTATAAATGACAAACCAATTATTATCACTTCTTCTTTAAAAAAAGAAAATATTTTTCCGGTATATAACTTTAAAAATATTCTTTTTGACGAAGTGTTAAACAAGCTTAAGAATGATGACATTAAAGGTATAAAATTAATTTCTTCTGATATAGAAACCGATTGGTTAATTTTCTTAAAAAACATGAAAGTTATTCCTGCCGCAGGCGGATTGGTTTTAAATCAAAAAAAAGAAGTGTTATTTATTTATAGAAATAACTTTTGGGATTTACCGAAAGGAAAAATTGAAAAAGGAGAAAGCATTGAAACTGCCGGAATTAGAGAAGTTGAAGAAGAATGTAGCATTTTTAATTTATCCATCAAAAAAAAGTTAATTACTACGTATCATATTTATTTTTACAAAGGCATAAAACTAAAAGAAACGCATTGGTTTTTAATGACCTCTGACTTTGACAAACCATTAGTGCCGCAAACCGAAGAAGGAATTACAGAGGTTTGCTTTAAAAATGAAAAAGAAATTGATGAAGCATTAAAAAATACTTTTGCAAACATCAAACTTGTTTATGATGCTTATAAAAAAGCCTAA
- the ftsH gene encoding ATP-dependent zinc metalloprotease FtsH, with the protein MSDSNKENKSNLPKFKFNSYWIYGAIFIIIIAVQFFSSGDLASKSISKNKFEEILKDNDIKEIVVVNKDIAQIYLTTEALKKEKHSKQTTTTFYRPGSPVYEYNFGDLRTFEENVASIKKENNLIVDVDNKESTSIFDAILGFLPFIILIAVWLFFMRRMSGAGGGAGGGGQIFSIGKSKAKLFDKDTKVKTTFENVAGLEGAKEEVQEIVDFLKNPDKYTSLGGKIPKGALLVGPPGTGKTLLAKAVAGEADVPFFSLSGSDFVEMFVGVGASRVRDLFKQAQQKSPSIIFIDEIDAIGRARGKNSMTGGNDERENTLNQLLTEMDGFGTDTNVIVLAATNRADVLDSALMRAGRFDRQIYVDLPNINERKEIFEVHIKPLKLAEDVKIGFLAQQTPGFSGADIANMCNEAALIAARNGKKAIHHQDFLDAVDRIVGGLEKKNKVITPKEKQVIAFHEAGHATVSWMLEHAAPLVKVTIVPRGQSLGAAWYLPAERMIVQTEQMLDEMCATMGGRAAEKVMFDKISTGALSDLEKVTKQARAMITVYGLNDEVGNITYYDSSGNDAFVKPYSEETGRKIDKEISKMIENQYQRAIKLLEDNKEKLTTLAELLLEKEVIFKDDLQEIFGKRLFDEIEEAEVDATKQELEKPTVDKISEE; encoded by the coding sequence ATGAGCGATTCAAATAAAGAAAACAAATCAAATTTACCTAAATTTAAATTTAATTCGTATTGGATTTATGGTGCAATTTTTATCATAATTATAGCCGTACAATTTTTTAGTAGTGGAGATTTAGCTTCAAAAAGTATTTCAAAAAATAAATTTGAAGAAATTTTAAAAGATAATGACATCAAAGAAATTGTTGTTGTTAACAAAGATATAGCACAAATTTATTTAACTACAGAAGCGTTAAAAAAAGAGAAGCATTCTAAACAAACTACCACAACTTTTTATAGACCTGGTTCTCCTGTTTATGAGTATAATTTTGGAGATTTAAGAACTTTTGAAGAAAATGTAGCTAGTATAAAAAAAGAAAATAATTTAATTGTAGATGTAGATAATAAAGAAAGTACGAGCATTTTTGATGCTATTCTTGGATTTTTACCGTTTATTATTTTAATTGCTGTTTGGTTATTTTTTATGAGAAGAATGTCTGGGGCCGGTGGTGGCGCAGGCGGTGGAGGTCAAATTTTTAGCATTGGTAAATCGAAAGCTAAATTATTTGATAAAGACACTAAAGTAAAAACTACTTTCGAAAATGTTGCAGGTTTAGAAGGAGCAAAAGAAGAAGTACAAGAAATTGTAGATTTCTTAAAAAATCCAGATAAATATACTTCATTAGGAGGTAAAATACCAAAAGGAGCTTTATTAGTAGGACCTCCAGGAACAGGTAAAACATTATTAGCAAAAGCGGTTGCTGGTGAAGCAGATGTTCCTTTTTTCTCTTTATCTGGTTCAGATTTTGTTGAAATGTTTGTTGGTGTTGGTGCATCTAGAGTAAGAGATTTATTTAAACAAGCGCAACAAAAATCACCTTCAATAATTTTTATTGATGAGATTGATGCAATTGGTAGAGCTCGTGGAAAAAATAGCATGACTGGTGGTAATGACGAACGTGAAAATACCTTAAATCAGTTATTAACAGAAATGGATGGTTTTGGTACTGATACAAATGTTATTGTATTAGCCGCAACTAATAGAGCAGATGTTTTAGATAGCGCTTTAATGCGTGCTGGTCGTTTTGACAGACAAATTTATGTTGATTTACCAAATATTAACGAAAGAAAAGAAATTTTTGAAGTTCATATAAAACCATTAAAGTTAGCAGAAGATGTTAAAATAGGTTTTTTAGCACAACAAACACCAGGTTTTTCGGGTGCAGATATTGCAAATATGTGTAATGAAGCAGCATTAATTGCAGCAAGAAATGGTAAAAAAGCGATTCATCATCAAGATTTTTTAGATGCAGTTGATAGAATTGTTGGTGGTTTAGAAAAGAAAAATAAAGTAATTACACCAAAAGAAAAGCAAGTAATAGCGTTTCACGAAGCTGGTCATGCAACGGTAAGTTGGATGTTAGAACATGCTGCACCTTTAGTAAAAGTTACAATTGTACCAAGAGGGCAATCTTTAGGGGCTGCTTGGTATTTGCCTGCAGAAAGAATGATTGTTCAAACCGAACAAATGCTAGACGAAATGTGTGCTACAATGGGGGGTAGAGCTGCAGAAAAAGTAATGTTTGATAAAATCTCTACAGGTGCTTTAAGTGATTTAGAAAAAGTTACTAAACAAGCTAGAGCAATGATTACTGTATATGGTTTAAATGATGAAGTTGGTAATATTACTTATTATGATTCTTCTGGTAACGATGCTTTTGTAAAACCTTATAGTGAAGAAACAGGTAGAAAAATTGATAAAGAAATTTCTAAAATGATAGAAAATCAATATCAAAGAGCAATTAAACTTTTAGAGGATAATAAAGAAAAATTAACAACATTAGCAGAATTATTATTAGAAAAGGAAGTTATTTTTAAAGATGATTTACAAGAAATATTTGGTAAAAGACTTTTTGATGAAATTGAAGAAGCAGAAGTTGATGCTACCAAACAAGAATTAGAAAAACCTACAGTAGATAAAATTTCAGAAGAATAA
- the pyrE gene encoding orotate phosphoribosyltransferase: MILNKDNAKKTAKHLLQIKAIKLSPNDPFQWASGWKSPIYCDNRITLSFPPVRIFLKEELAKIVELQYGKPDVIAGVATGAIAIGVLVAQELGLPFVYVRPEPKSHGRKNQIEGYLERGQNVVVIEDLISTGNSSLNAVKAIKEAGGVVKGMVAIFTYGFQIAEDNFKENNIRITTLSNYENLLEQALDSKYISLKELDTLKEWKGNPSQWKQEKVDNYEY, translated from the coding sequence ATGATTTTAAACAAAGATAACGCAAAAAAAACAGCTAAACATTTATTGCAAATAAAAGCAATAAAGTTAAGCCCTAATGATCCATTTCAATGGGCTTCTGGTTGGAAATCGCCTATTTATTGTGATAATAGAATAACTTTATCTTTTCCGCCTGTTCGTATTTTTTTAAAGGAAGAATTAGCTAAAATTGTTGAGTTACAATATGGTAAACCAGATGTAATTGCAGGTGTTGCTACTGGTGCAATTGCTATTGGTGTTTTAGTAGCTCAAGAATTAGGATTACCATTTGTATATGTTAGACCAGAACCTAAAAGCCACGGAAGAAAAAACCAAATTGAAGGCTATTTAGAAAGAGGTCAAAATGTGGTTGTTATAGAAGATTTAATTAGTACTGGAAATAGTAGTTTAAATGCTGTTAAGGCAATAAAAGAAGCTGGTGGAGTTGTAAAAGGAATGGTTGCAATTTTTACGTATGGTTTTCAAATAGCCGAAGATAATTTTAAAGAAAATAATATTCGTATAACAACTTTAAGTAATTATGAAAATTTACTTGAGCAAGCGTTAGATAGTAAATATATTTCTTTAAAAGAGTTAGATACATTAAAAGAGTGGAAGGGAAATCCTAGCCAGTGGAAACAAGAAAAAGTAGATAATTATGAATATTAG
- a CDS encoding phosphatidylserine decarboxylase family protein → MIRFHKEGYKIISITFIIAISVILLADYFIDITWLLKTIQVIMLGFVVIVLQFFRNPARHTKLDENQIIAPVDGKVVVIEEVEEPEFFKDKRLQISIFMSPINVHVTRYAMSGIIKYSKYHPGKYLVAWHPKASTENERTTVVVENKTFGNVLYRQIAGALAKRIVNYAKVGDKVVQGTDAGFIKFGSRVDVYLPIGTKVNVKLGDKVKGGVQVIAEK, encoded by the coding sequence ATGATTCGTTTTCATAAAGAAGGGTATAAAATTATTTCGATAACTTTTATTATTGCAATTTCTGTAATCTTACTCGCAGATTATTTTATTGATATTACTTGGTTATTAAAAACTATACAAGTAATAATGTTAGGTTTTGTAGTTATCGTTTTACAGTTTTTTAGAAATCCGGCAAGGCATACAAAATTAGACGAAAATCAAATAATTGCACCTGTAGATGGTAAAGTTGTGGTTATAGAAGAGGTAGAAGAACCAGAGTTTTTCAAAGATAAAAGATTACAAATTTCAATTTTTATGTCTCCAATTAATGTGCATGTTACAAGATATGCTATGAGCGGAATTATAAAATACAGTAAATATCATCCAGGAAAATATTTGGTTGCTTGGCATCCAAAAGCATCAACAGAAAATGAAAGAACAACAGTAGTTGTAGAAAATAAAACTTTTGGTAATGTTTTATACAGACAAATTGCTGGAGCTTTAGCAAAAAGGATTGTAAATTATGCTAAAGTAGGAGATAAAGTTGTACAAGGAACAGATGCAGGTTTTATAAAATTTGGTTCTAGGGTTGATGTATATTTACCAATAGGAACTAAAGTGAATGTAAAATTAGGAGATAAAGTAAAAGGTGGTGTCCAAGTTATCGCAGAAAAATAA
- a CDS encoding acyl-CoA-binding protein, with amino-acid sequence MSKLSQKNNIDLDTEYKAAFDKISKLKEAVAPDIMLKFYAYYKQANFGNKFSFNNGSDLRTGFKFNAWMQLNGMTTEEAKREYIELAKEF; translated from the coding sequence GTGTCCAAGTTATCGCAGAAAAATAATATAGATTTAGATACTGAGTATAAAGCTGCTTTTGACAAGATTTCTAAGTTAAAAGAAGCTGTAGCACCAGATATTATGCTAAAATTTTATGCTTATTATAAGCAAGCTAATTTTGGTAATAAATTTTCTTTTAATAATGGTTCTGATCTTAGAACTGGTTTTAAATTTAATGCTTGGATGCAGTTAAATGGTATGACTACAGAAGAGGCAAAAAGAGAGTACATTGAACTAGCCAAAGAATTTTAA
- a CDS encoding phosphatidate cytidylyltransferase, translating into MRHLLKRSFSGIIYVLLFLFAILFSRESYIVLTTIFGFLCIWEFNKMVDLKNYASYIFYAFVLFLMLQRQESYATVLVLSITLLSSLFLIYQLFAKKQITFSNDRAKLGVTIRYIIFSICFLVLLPFHKNTFHPYLMISILSIIWINDSFAFFIGKNFGANKLFPSVSPKKTIEGFLGGLTFSLIAALFISKFNLEFSMINWLVIGVIVSVVGTIGDLVESKFKRQAKIKDSGNIMPGHGGILDRLDSLLFAAPFVYLYINFII; encoded by the coding sequence ATGCGCCACCTTTTAAAAAGGAGTTTTTCTGGAATAATTTATGTTTTATTATTTCTTTTTGCAATTCTCTTTTCAAGAGAATCTTATATCGTATTAACTACTATTTTTGGGTTTTTATGTATTTGGGAATTTAATAAAATGGTTGACTTAAAAAATTATGCATCTTATATTTTTTATGCATTTGTTTTATTTTTAATGCTACAAAGACAAGAGAGTTATGCTACTGTTTTAGTTTTATCAATTACTTTATTGTCTTCTTTATTTCTGATTTATCAATTATTTGCAAAAAAACAAATTACCTTTTCTAATGATAGGGCAAAATTAGGAGTTACCATTAGATACATAATATTTTCAATATGTTTTTTAGTGTTACTTCCGTTTCATAAAAATACCTTTCATCCGTATTTAATGATCAGTATTTTATCAATTATCTGGATAAACGATTCGTTTGCTTTTTTTATTGGAAAAAATTTTGGAGCAAATAAGTTATTTCCATCAGTATCACCAAAAAAAACTATTGAAGGTTTTTTGGGTGGTTTAACTTTTTCGTTGATAGCTGCATTATTTATTAGTAAGTTTAATCTAGAATTTTCTATGATAAATTGGCTAGTTATTGGAGTTATTGTTTCTGTAGTTGGTACAATTGGTGATTTAGTGGAATCTAAATTTAAAAGACAAGCTAAAATAAAAGATAGTGGTAATATAATGCCTGGTCATGGAGGTATTTTAGATAGGCTAGATAGTTTGTTGTTTGCTGCACCATTTGTATATTTGTATATTAACTTTATAATTTAA
- a CDS encoding orotate phosphoribosyltransferase, producing the protein MNISGTKVVVKKSQKETFEFLSELKNFEQLMPESIQKFEVEGDSFIFGLKGMPEIRLILKESTEFSNITLGAASSKLSFELVAIIDEINESSSEVQLDFNGEFNMMMAMMVKKPLTSFIDTLTDNLGKV; encoded by the coding sequence ATGAATATTAGTGGTACTAAAGTAGTGGTTAAAAAATCTCAAAAAGAAACTTTTGAATTTTTATCAGAATTAAAAAACTTTGAACAATTGATGCCAGAATCTATTCAAAAATTTGAAGTTGAAGGAGATTCTTTTATTTTTGGATTAAAAGGAATGCCAGAAATAAGATTGATTTTAAAAGAAAGTACAGAGTTTTCTAACATAACTTTAGGCGCTGCAAGTAGTAAATTAAGTTTTGAATTAGTTGCCATTATTGATGAAATTAATGAGAGTTCATCAGAAGTTCAATTAGATTTTAATGGAGAATTTAATATGATGATGGCAATGATGGTTAAAAAACCTTTAACCAGTTTTATTGATACATTAACAGATAATTTAGGAAAAGTTTAA
- a CDS encoding biotin--[acetyl-CoA-carboxylase] ligase has protein sequence MKIIKLNAIDSTNSFLKEMGQNSTLKNFTVVVTNNQEKGRGQVENKWISKPFKNLTFSVFTKDFDLEIKDQKYLNFAISLAIFNTLSNYKTPNLSIKWPNDILSANKKICGILIENNIKGTKITSSIIGIGLNVNQEKFADSLKNATSLKNSTNSKYDYDLDDLLLEIIENLKNTIHLLSLKKYQELETGYLNVLYKKNIPSMFKDRNDVLFMGKIIGISLYGNLQVELEDEIVKEFGLKEISFA, from the coding sequence TTGAAAATAATCAAACTTAATGCCATTGATTCTACCAATTCTTTTTTAAAAGAAATGGGACAAAATTCTACCCTTAAAAATTTCACGGTTGTGGTTACAAATAACCAAGAAAAAGGCCGAGGACAAGTAGAAAATAAATGGATTTCTAAACCTTTTAAAAACCTTACATTCAGTGTGTTTACAAAAGATTTTGATTTAGAAATTAAAGATCAAAAATATTTAAACTTTGCTATTTCATTGGCTATATTTAATACACTTTCTAATTACAAAACACCTAACCTTTCTATAAAATGGCCTAACGACATTTTGTCAGCAAATAAAAAAATATGTGGCATTTTAATAGAAAACAATATTAAAGGTACTAAAATTACGAGTTCTATTATTGGAATTGGATTAAATGTAAATCAAGAAAAATTTGCAGATTCATTAAAAAATGCAACCTCTTTAAAGAATAGTACTAATTCTAAATATGATTATGATTTAGATGATTTATTGCTAGAAATTATTGAAAATTTAAAAAACACGATACACTTACTTTCACTTAAAAAATATCAAGAATTAGAAACGGGTTACTTAAATGTATTGTATAAAAAAAACATCCCTTCTATGTTTAAAGATAGAAACGATGTTTTATTTATGGGTAAGATAATAGGAATTTCTTTATATGGAAATCTTCAAGTTGAACTAGAAGATGAAATCGTTAAAGAATTTGGCCTTAAAGAAATTTCTTTCGCTTAA
- the rsfS gene encoding ribosome silencing factor, which translates to MAKKQASADDLISLIIKGIDDVKGENILLLDLREIENTVCDYFIVCSGSSNTQVNAISGSVQKVVSKALKDKPWHIEGQGNSEWILMDYVNVVVHVFQKHVRDFYDIESLWGDAKITEINPV; encoded by the coding sequence ATGGCAAAAAAGCAAGCAAGCGCAGACGATTTAATCTCTTTGATTATTAAAGGGATAGACGATGTTAAGGGAGAAAATATTTTATTATTAGATTTAAGAGAAATAGAAAACACAGTTTGTGATTATTTTATAGTATGTTCTGGTAGCTCTAATACACAAGTAAACGCAATTTCTGGTTCTGTACAAAAAGTAGTAAGCAAAGCATTAAAAGACAAGCCTTGGCATATAGAAGGGCAAGGAAATTCTGAATGGATTTTAATGGATTATGTAAATGTAGTGGTTCATGTTTTTCAAAAACATGTTAGAGACTTTTACGATATTGAAAGCCTTTGGGGAGATGCGAAAATTACAGAAATAAATCCAGTTTAA
- a CDS encoding YceI family protein — MKKIFIISFLVIATAFNFTACKSDTKKEESKTEEIESTTKSESTFSVTNAKNEINFTAYKTSEKVAVGGQFKEINIIAGGEGNSVKEAINNTEFSIPVSSLFTKDTSRDFKVKKFFFGMMEDTQLLSGKLMITDDANGTAEIKMNGVSKNVPFTYTIVDKTFNMKATMHINNWNASKALEALNKACFDLHKGADGVSKTWNDVALDITTTF; from the coding sequence ATGAAAAAAATATTTATTATTTCGTTTTTAGTGATCGCAACTGCATTTAATTTTACTGCATGTAAATCTGATACTAAAAAAGAAGAAAGTAAAACAGAAGAAATAGAAAGTACTACTAAAAGTGAATCTACTTTTTCTGTAACAAATGCTAAAAATGAAATTAACTTTACAGCTTATAAAACTTCAGAAAAAGTAGCTGTTGGTGGTCAATTTAAAGAGATTAATATAATTGCTGGAGGCGAAGGTAATAGCGTAAAAGAAGCAATTAATAATACAGAATTTTCAATTCCTGTTAGTAGTCTTTTTACAAAAGATACAAGTAGAGACTTTAAAGTTAAAAAGTTCTTTTTTGGTATGATGGAAGATACACAATTACTTTCTGGTAAGTTAATGATTACTGATGATGCAAACGGAACTGCAGAAATTAAAATGAACGGAGTTAGTAAAAATGTACCTTTTACATATACCATTGTTGATAAAACTTTTAATATGAAAGCTACAATGCATATTAACAATTGGAATGCTTCTAAAGCTTTAGAGGCTTTAAATAAAGCTTGTTTTGATTTACACAAAGGTGCAGATGGAGTTTCTAAAACTTGGAATGATGTAGCTTTAGATATTACAACAACTTTTTAA